A single region of the Gephyromycinifex aptenodytis genome encodes:
- a CDS encoding acyl-CoA dehydrogenase family protein, protein MTTDAILHVTDTEEHAALKSAVRSLGSSYGLKYMIEKADAGEYPTELWREAGRMGFIGVNLPEQYGGGGAGISELAIVEEELSACGTGMLMLVVSPAIVGTIIAAFGSQEQKETWLPGIASGEFVASFAITEADAGTNSHNIASTARRVGGQWILKGNKTYISGVDQSDAVLYVANVVNDDGSRGKPALFMVPTDAQGFTANRIPMEVKLAEWQYQLFLDDVALPDSALIGSAESGLPQLFMGLNPERIMAAAMATGQARFSLDRAVDYAKERSVWGTPIGAHQGISHPLAQCRIELELARLMWQKAAALFDAGLHREAADCANMGKYAAGEISAKALDQAVQTLGGNGLSTEYGLARMYAASRLPRIAPISREMLLNYVGTTIMGLPRSY, encoded by the coding sequence ATGACCACGGATGCAATCCTCCACGTCACCGACACCGAGGAGCACGCGGCGCTGAAATCTGCGGTGCGCTCACTCGGCTCCAGCTACGGCCTGAAATACATGATCGAGAAGGCCGACGCGGGCGAATACCCGACCGAGCTGTGGCGCGAGGCCGGGCGGATGGGCTTCATCGGCGTGAACCTACCGGAGCAGTACGGCGGCGGGGGCGCGGGCATCAGCGAGCTGGCCATCGTCGAAGAAGAACTGTCGGCCTGCGGCACCGGGATGCTCATGCTCGTGGTCTCTCCGGCCATCGTCGGCACGATCATCGCGGCCTTCGGAAGCCAGGAACAGAAGGAGACCTGGCTGCCCGGTATCGCCTCGGGTGAGTTCGTCGCCTCCTTTGCCATCACCGAGGCCGACGCGGGCACGAACAGCCACAACATTGCCAGCACCGCCCGCCGGGTCGGCGGCCAGTGGATACTCAAGGGCAACAAGACCTACATCTCCGGGGTCGACCAGTCCGACGCAGTGCTGTACGTCGCCAATGTCGTCAACGATGACGGCTCGCGCGGCAAACCGGCACTGTTCATGGTGCCGACCGACGCACAGGGCTTCACCGCCAACCGGATCCCGATGGAGGTCAAGCTCGCCGAGTGGCAGTACCAACTGTTCCTCGACGACGTGGCACTGCCCGATTCGGCTCTCATCGGCTCTGCGGAGTCCGGTCTCCCGCAGCTGTTCATGGGCTTGAACCCGGAGCGGATCATGGCCGCAGCGATGGCCACCGGGCAGGCGCGGTTCAGCCTCGACCGGGCCGTTGACTACGCCAAAGAACGCTCCGTGTGGGGCACCCCCATCGGCGCTCACCAGGGCATCTCGCACCCGCTGGCCCAGTGCCGCATCGAGCTGGAGCTCGCCCGACTGATGTGGCAGAAAGCAGCGGCGCTCTTCGACGCAGGCCTTCACCGGGAAGCCGCGGACTGCGCCAACATGGGCAAGTACGCAGCCGGTGAGATCTCGGCGAAGGCTCTGGATCAGGCGGTGCAGACCCTGGGCGGCAACGGGCTGTCCACCGAGTACGGCCTGGCCCGGATGTACGCCGCCTCCCGCCTGCCCCGCATCGCCCCGATCAGCCGGGAAATGCTCCTGAACTACGTGGGCACAACCATCATGGGCCTGCCCCGAAGCTACTGA
- a CDS encoding TetR/AcrR family transcriptional regulator has protein sequence MVNAPKQDRSRQTHRKLIECTIRILASKGLQATTVSLVAEEAGVSRGAAQHHFPTREALIKEAIEQISAERTAVLREAMASLDSEGAGAPAEDVARLVFEVFSGDLFHAAVHVWAAAASDQKLKEIIMPAEARYNREVYELTARALHADLTDRHTRRLLTVLLDLGHGLGLSSMLIDPGDRIQRHVEACGAVLQGIKRLA, from the coding sequence ATGGTGAATGCGCCCAAACAGGACCGGAGCCGGCAGACGCACCGAAAGCTCATCGAGTGCACCATCCGCATCCTGGCCAGTAAGGGGCTGCAGGCGACCACCGTGAGTCTGGTGGCCGAAGAGGCGGGCGTCTCGCGCGGCGCCGCCCAACATCACTTCCCGACCCGCGAAGCGTTGATCAAGGAAGCCATCGAGCAGATCTCGGCCGAACGCACCGCAGTGCTGCGGGAAGCGATGGCCTCCTTGGACAGCGAGGGCGCGGGTGCCCCCGCCGAAGACGTGGCGCGCCTGGTCTTCGAAGTGTTCAGCGGCGACCTGTTCCATGCTGCGGTGCACGTGTGGGCAGCCGCAGCTAGCGACCAGAAGCTCAAAGAGATCATCATGCCGGCCGAGGCTCGGTACAACCGCGAGGTGTACGAGTTGACCGCCCGGGCGCTACACGCCGACCTCACAGATCGCCACACCCGGCGACTGCTGACCGTGCTGCTCGACCTCGGCCACGGCCTGGGACTGTCCTCCATGCTCATCGACCCGGGCGATCGGATCCAGCGTCACGTCGAGGCCTGCGGCGCGGTCCTGCAGGGCATCAAGCGCCTCGCCTGA
- a CDS encoding enoyl-CoA hydratase family protein translates to MPIRYDQSNGVARITLDEPGRRNALSGQLIAEVTDHLQKADSQESVRSIVLDHEGNTFCSGADLTSASEGGIEVAATRFLGLLRLIVATPKPVIAVVDGHVRAGGMGLLSACDVAFASPGSTFGAPEPRIGVAPALIALTMLPRLDSRSAARHLLSGSTFDAQEAARCGLVTALEADPRAAAHGYATELLACAPQALRETKALLNHGILRAFEERGAELVSTSARLFASPAAQEGMAAFLERRQPSWATDDQ, encoded by the coding sequence ATGCCGATCAGATACGACCAATCCAACGGCGTCGCCCGCATCACCCTCGATGAGCCGGGCAGACGCAACGCCCTGTCGGGCCAGCTCATCGCCGAGGTCACCGACCACCTACAGAAGGCCGACTCGCAGGAGTCGGTACGCTCCATCGTTCTGGATCACGAGGGCAACACCTTCTGCTCGGGTGCGGACCTGACGTCGGCCTCCGAGGGCGGGATCGAGGTTGCCGCCACCCGCTTCCTGGGACTGCTGCGGCTCATCGTCGCCACGCCGAAACCGGTGATCGCTGTCGTGGACGGCCACGTCCGCGCCGGAGGGATGGGCCTGTTGTCCGCCTGCGATGTCGCCTTCGCCTCGCCGGGATCGACGTTCGGCGCACCGGAGCCGCGCATCGGCGTCGCACCTGCGCTCATCGCTCTGACGATGCTGCCCCGCCTCGACTCCCGTTCGGCTGCCAGGCATCTGCTGTCCGGGAGTACGTTCGACGCGCAGGAAGCGGCACGCTGCGGCCTGGTCACCGCGCTCGAAGCGGACCCGCGCGCCGCCGCGCACGGATACGCCACCGAACTGCTGGCCTGCGCCCCGCAAGCCCTGCGCGAAACCAAGGCGCTGCTCAATCATGGGATACTTCGCGCGTTCGAGGAGCGGGGTGCTGAACTCGTGTCCACCTCTGCCCGGCTGTTCGCCAGCCCGGCCGCCCAAGAGGGCATGGCTGCGTTCCTCGAACGGCGGCAGCCTTCGTGGGCAACCGACGATCAGTAG